The Brevinema andersonii genome window below encodes:
- a CDS encoding peptidylprolyl isomerase, translating into MHAQLIQPVNPQNPTALIKTSLGEITVELFVDKSPVTASNFIKLANKGFYNGLIFHRVIDNFMIQTGDPNGNGTGGPGYTIRDEFSSRLKHSQAGVLSMANAGPNTGGSQFFITLAPTTWLDGKHAIFGQVIRGMDIVRKIGRVKVDLNDRPIQPVKMEKVFIMVPKQQQRQQKKVEK; encoded by the coding sequence ATGCATGCTCAGTTAATACAACCTGTCAATCCCCAAAATCCCACAGCGCTTATTAAAACGTCGCTTGGCGAGATAACGGTCGAGCTTTTTGTCGACAAAAGTCCAGTTACAGCTAGTAATTTTATTAAATTAGCCAATAAAGGTTTTTATAACGGATTAATTTTTCATCGTGTGATTGATAATTTTATGATTCAAACCGGTGACCCAAACGGTAATGGTACGGGGGGTCCAGGCTATACAATAAGAGATGAATTTAGTAGCCGACTCAAACATTCTCAAGCTGGCGTATTATCAATGGCTAATGCAGGTCCAAATACTGGTGGCTCGCAATTTTTCATTACGTTGGCGCCAACCACTTGGCTCGACGGTAAGCATGCTATTTTTGGTCAAGTCATTAGGGGAATGGATATTGTCAGGAAAATTGGAAGAGTAAAAGTTGATCTTAATGACAGACCAATTCAGCCTGTTAAAATGGAAAAAGTTTTCATTATGGTACCAAAACAGCAACAAAGACAGCAGAAAAAAGTAGAAAAGTGA